One genomic window of Anaerolineae bacterium includes the following:
- a CDS encoding SAM-dependent chlorinase/fluorinase, with protein sequence MSNPATLPPIALLSDFGTRDAYVGTMKGVLQRECPGVPMIDLTHEIAPQNVRQAAFVLWTSYRYFPGGTVFLVVVDPGVGGRRRALAIQAGDFRFVGPDNGVFSEVLAELRDWQAVALNEVLIAPEGLSATFHGRDLFAPAAARLACGQPLATLGRPVTDLITLPIPALSVTPHAFSGEIIYIDHFGNAVTSIGTCRWGADGRLTLTPRLQPDAAPITFDPTRVTLTVGGQRFTRIARTYTEVKPGSPVPLINSAGQLEIAVNQGNARQVLGLAVGDRVTVLPGP encoded by the coding sequence ATGAGCAACCCCGCTACCCTCCCGCCCATCGCCCTGCTGAGCGATTTCGGCACGCGCGACGCCTATGTCGGCACGATGAAGGGCGTCCTGCAGCGCGAATGCCCCGGCGTGCCCATGATCGACCTCACCCACGAGATCGCTCCGCAGAACGTACGCCAGGCAGCCTTCGTACTGTGGACATCTTACCGCTACTTCCCAGGGGGGACGGTCTTCCTGGTCGTAGTCGATCCTGGCGTAGGTGGGCGCCGTCGCGCTCTTGCCATCCAGGCCGGGGATTTCCGCTTTGTCGGGCCAGACAACGGCGTCTTCAGCGAGGTGCTGGCTGAATTGCGTGACTGGCAGGCAGTAGCCCTTAACGAAGTGCTGATTGCACCGGAAGGCCTCTCCGCCACCTTCCACGGACGCGACCTCTTCGCACCAGCCGCCGCCCGGCTGGCCTGCGGGCAGCCGCTGGCTACCCTGGGCCGTCCAGTCACTGACCTGATTACCCTGCCCATCCCGGCCCTGTCTGTCACGCCACACGCTTTTAGCGGGGAGATCATCTACATTGACCACTTTGGCAACGCCGTCACCAGCATCGGTACCTGTCGCTGGGGTGCTGACGGCCGTTTGACCCTGACACCGCGCTTGCAGCCGGATGCCGCTCCGATCACCTTTGACCCGACTCGCGTGACCCTAACAGTGGGCGGGCAGCGCTTCACCCGCATTGCCCGTACCTATACCGAAGTCAAACCAGGCAGTCCTGTTCCCCTGATTAACAGCGCCGGTCAGCTAGAGATTGCCGTCAACCAGGGCAATGCCCGCCAGGTGCTTGGCCTGGCCGTCGGTGACAGAGTAACCGTGCTACCCGGCCCATGA
- a CDS encoding HNH endonuclease, with the protein MFTKGKEYRRRDIHKLYGGQEQGGISTPASHNMVFLFRSPRGQESGYVDGWTDQGTYFYTGEGQRGDMEFKRGNAAIRDHLAAGKELHLFEQSRPGYVIYVGQMVYQGYHYQQGPDAQGYIRQMIVFELKPVG; encoded by the coding sequence ATGTTCACCAAAGGCAAGGAGTACCGGCGGCGTGATATCCACAAGCTTTACGGCGGTCAGGAACAGGGTGGCATCAGCACACCCGCAAGCCACAACATGGTCTTTCTGTTCCGCAGCCCGCGAGGACAGGAATCCGGCTACGTTGATGGGTGGACCGATCAAGGTACCTATTTCTACACCGGCGAAGGCCAGCGTGGCGATATGGAGTTCAAGCGGGGCAATGCTGCCATCCGCGATCATCTTGCCGCCGGCAAGGAGCTTCACCTTTTCGAGCAGAGTAGACCAGGGTACGTGATCTACGTCGGACAGATGGTGTACCAGGGTTATCACTACCAGCAAGGGCCAGATGCGCAGGGCTATATTCGCCAGATGATCGTCTTTGAGCTTAAGCCGGTCGGCTAA
- the murA gene encoding UDP-N-acetylglucosamine 1-carboxyvinyltransferase translates to MEQFVIEGGYPLRGEITASGNKNAALKMLPACLLTDEPVTLHNVPDIADVRITAELLEHLGATIERLDAHTWRVHAPTIRTTDLPPEKARLIRSSVVLAGPLLAREGQATLPGPGGDVIGRRRLDTHILALEKLGAQIDHEGGTFHMRTNGLRGANILLDEASVTATENAIMAAVCASGTTILRNAASEPHVQNLCHMLNAMGAQIENIGSNTLTIHGVKRLHGCEARVGADYLEVGSFIGAAAITGGEITIREADPEHLDMIALVFGRLGVEWQVRGRDIFIPATQELTIRKDLGNRIPEIKAQPWPAFPSDLLSIALTVATQAAGSVLFHEWMYDGRFFFTDKLISMGARIVLCDPHRALVYGPTPLHAVPSISSPDIRAGMALLLAALAAPGQTTIQNIRQIDRGYERVEEKLSALGAHITRLNA, encoded by the coding sequence ATGGAACAATTCGTGATCGAAGGCGGATACCCCCTGCGCGGCGAGATCACAGCTAGCGGTAACAAAAACGCTGCGCTGAAAATGCTCCCCGCCTGTTTACTCACCGATGAGCCGGTCACCCTCCACAACGTACCGGATATCGCCGACGTCCGGATCACTGCCGAATTGCTGGAGCACCTGGGCGCGACCATCGAACGGCTGGACGCGCATACCTGGCGCGTTCACGCGCCCACGATCCGGACAACCGATCTCCCCCCGGAGAAGGCGCGCCTGATCCGCAGTAGTGTTGTACTGGCCGGGCCGTTGCTTGCCCGCGAGGGCCAGGCTACCCTGCCCGGCCCCGGCGGAGATGTAATCGGTCGCCGTCGCCTGGATACACACATCCTGGCCCTGGAGAAGCTCGGCGCACAGATTGACCACGAGGGCGGCACGTTCCACATGCGTACTAACGGCCTGCGGGGAGCGAACATCCTGCTGGACGAAGCCAGCGTCACCGCCACAGAAAACGCCATCATGGCGGCAGTATGTGCCAGTGGCACCACCATCCTGCGCAACGCTGCCTCGGAGCCGCATGTGCAGAACCTGTGTCATATGCTGAATGCCATGGGCGCCCAGATCGAAAACATCGGCTCCAACACACTGACCATCCACGGCGTCAAGCGCCTGCATGGCTGCGAAGCCCGTGTGGGAGCCGACTACCTGGAGGTGGGCAGCTTCATCGGCGCGGCGGCGATAACCGGTGGCGAGATCACCATCCGGGAAGCTGACCCGGAACATCTGGACATGATCGCCCTGGTCTTCGGCAGACTGGGCGTGGAATGGCAGGTGCGCGGGCGGGATATCTTCATCCCCGCCACCCAGGAATTGACTATCCGCAAAGACCTGGGCAACCGCATCCCGGAGATCAAGGCGCAGCCCTGGCCCGCCTTTCCTTCTGACCTGCTGAGCATCGCTCTGACCGTCGCCACGCAGGCTGCCGGTTCTGTGCTATTCCACGAATGGATGTATGACGGGCGCTTCTTCTTCACCGACAAGTTGATTAGCATGGGCGCACGGATCGTGCTCTGCGACCCCCATCGGGCGCTGGTGTACGGTCCTACGCCGCTGCACGCCGTGCCCAGCATCTCCAGCCCGGATATCCGCGCCGGGATGGCTCTGCTGCTGGCGGCGCTGGCCGCTCCCGGTCAGACAACCATCCAGAACATCCGCCAGATCGATCGCGGCTATGAGCGCGTTGAGGAAAAGCTGAGTGCGCTCGGCGCGCACATCACGCGCCTGAACGCCTGA